In the Deinococcus malanensis genome, one interval contains:
- the pnp gene encoding polyribonucleotide nucleotidyltransferase: MIGKTYTTMLGGRELSIETGRLAKLVSGSVTVRYGDTILLVTAQAREEKSPLDFLPLTVEFEERHYAVGKIPGSFHRREGRPGEKAILSARITDRQLRPLFPKGYRHETQVIITVISADQQNAPDVLGPIGASAALSISDIPWVGPTACVRVGQVDGQFIVNPTSDQLSRSRMDLVVAGTRDAVMMVEAGAQTVSEEDLVSAIEFAHAEMQGVIDLIERMRAEIGQEKFNFLAEGDLTQDLVPELAEKARAGGIRDALLTTKKKERSVRTKAVRDAIIAEYVPDPNAEGAGARIMALKDAYAKVEKQELRRLILEEDLRADGRNGRAVRPIWIEARPLPRAHGSAIFTRGETQVLGVATLGTERDEILVDDLTTEDNDKFMLHYNFPPYSTGEVKRMGGQSRREIGHGHLAKRAIRAVLPSFEEFPYVIRLVGEVLESNGSSSMATVCAGVLALMDAGVPIKAPVAGVAMGLVMEGDRYRVLTDILGLEDALGDMDFKVCGTAEGVTALQMDIKVGGITPQVMREALAQAREGRLHILGKMAEVLSGPRPELSPTAPRIISLKINPELIGKVIGPGGKQVRELEAMGAQVTIEEDGTIRVFSADGAAAEAVRARIAGLTKEAKVGEEYEGTVVKTAPFGAFVNLYAGQDGMLHISQISEERLNAVEDALNVGDKLRVKIVGIDDRGKIDLIRPELEGKIAPREPRAPRGDRGGDRGPRPPRRD; encoded by the coding sequence ATGATTGGAAAGACCTATACCACGATGCTGGGCGGACGTGAACTCAGTATCGAGACCGGCCGGCTGGCCAAGCTGGTCAGTGGCAGCGTCACGGTGCGCTACGGCGACACCATCCTGCTGGTCACCGCGCAGGCCCGCGAAGAGAAAAGCCCACTGGACTTCCTGCCGCTCACGGTCGAATTCGAGGAGCGCCATTACGCCGTCGGCAAGATCCCGGGATCGTTCCACCGCCGTGAGGGCCGCCCCGGTGAGAAGGCCATCCTCTCGGCGCGCATTACCGACCGACAGCTCCGCCCGCTGTTTCCCAAGGGCTACCGGCACGAAACGCAGGTGATCATCACGGTGATCTCGGCCGACCAGCAGAACGCACCCGACGTGCTGGGGCCTATCGGCGCCTCGGCGGCACTGAGCATCAGTGACATCCCCTGGGTGGGTCCCACCGCCTGCGTGCGTGTGGGTCAGGTGGACGGACAGTTCATCGTCAACCCCACCTCCGATCAGCTTTCGCGCAGCCGCATGGATCTGGTCGTGGCCGGCACCCGTGACGCCGTGATGATGGTCGAGGCCGGCGCCCAGACGGTCTCCGAGGAAGATCTGGTCAGCGCCATCGAGTTCGCCCACGCCGAGATGCAGGGCGTCATCGACCTGATCGAACGCATGCGCGCCGAGATTGGCCAGGAGAAATTCAACTTCCTGGCTGAGGGCGACCTGACCCAGGACCTCGTTCCTGAACTGGCCGAAAAGGCCCGCGCCGGAGGCATCCGCGACGCGCTTCTGACGACGAAGAAAAAGGAGCGCAGTGTCCGCACCAAAGCCGTGCGCGACGCGATCATCGCAGAATATGTACCTGATCCCAACGCAGAAGGTGCCGGGGCACGCATCATGGCCCTCAAGGACGCCTATGCCAAGGTGGAAAAACAGGAACTGCGCCGCCTGATTCTGGAAGAGGACCTGCGCGCCGACGGCCGCAACGGCCGCGCGGTCCGGCCGATCTGGATCGAGGCCCGGCCATTGCCCCGTGCGCACGGCAGCGCCATCTTTACCCGGGGAGAAACCCAGGTGCTGGGGGTAGCCACCCTGGGCACCGAGCGCGACGAAATTTTGGTGGACGACCTGACCACCGAGGACAACGACAAGTTCATGCTCCATTACAACTTCCCGCCCTACTCCACCGGCGAGGTCAAGCGCATGGGCGGGCAGTCGCGGCGCGAGATCGGGCACGGCCACCTGGCCAAGCGCGCCATCCGCGCGGTGCTGCCTTCCTTTGAGGAATTTCCCTACGTGATCCGCCTGGTGGGCGAGGTCCTAGAGTCCAACGGCAGCTCCTCCATGGCGACGGTCTGCGCCGGAGTCCTCGCCCTGATGGACGCAGGCGTGCCGATCAAGGCCCCGGTGGCCGGTGTGGCGATGGGGCTGGTGATGGAAGGCGACAGGTACCGGGTACTAACCGATATCCTGGGCCTGGAAGACGCGCTGGGCGACATGGACTTCAAGGTGTGCGGCACCGCCGAGGGCGTCACCGCCCTGCAGATGGACATCAAGGTCGGCGGCATCACGCCGCAGGTCATGCGTGAGGCGCTCGCGCAGGCCCGCGAGGGCCGCCTGCATATCCTGGGCAAGATGGCCGAGGTGCTCAGCGGCCCACGCCCCGAGCTCTCACCCACCGCCCCGCGCATCATCAGCCTCAAGATCAACCCCGAACTGATCGGCAAGGTCATCGGCCCGGGCGGTAAGCAGGTCCGCGAACTTGAAGCCATGGGCGCGCAGGTGACCATCGAGGAAGACGGCACCATCCGCGTGTTCAGTGCCGACGGCGCCGCTGCCGAGGCTGTACGGGCCCGCATCGCCGGGCTGACCAAGGAGGCCAAGGTCGGTGAGGAGTACGAGGGCACGGTAGTCAAGACCGCGCCGTTTGGTGCTTTCGTGAACCTCTACGCTGGCCAGGACGGCATGCTGCACATCTCGCAGATCAGTGAGGAGCGCCTGAACGCGGTGGAAGATGCCCTGAACGTCGGCGACAAGCTGCGTGTAAAGATCGTGGGCATCGACGACCGCGGCAAGATCGACCTGATCCGCCCTGAGCTGGAAGGCAAGATTGCGCCGCGTGAGCCGCGTGCTCCCCGTGGAGACCGCGGTGGGGACCGTGGCCCACGCCCTCCCCGGCGCGACTGA
- a CDS encoding transglycosylase domain-containing protein encodes MWVFRLLGAVLVLVILGVAGLWGAWGRDLPSVSDLDVLEFSGQTRVYDRTGQLVGTLTPSLSSGSGENRNLLKLGEISPWLQKAVVTSEDRRFFEHHGVDYIGITRGLLKGLLRNDLEGGSSITQQVVKNTLLSDLQGARTPERKFKEALLAYQIDRSFDKNKILNSYLNVVYWGDGGRTDIVGAGTAAHAYFRKNAADLNLAESVYLATIIPAPNRRYKDFKAYRPLMKSLLARMVEDGRVTQAEADAAWKTEIYPAGWRIGWSPDGTVRTATLERPDRLQENINTMEAQGGESRYRFQHYLQAVEKELLPLIGRKALYGGGQIYTGMNLQAQQSAEQASRQASNLPEGATLGIALVSPVNGEVLALVGQKLTAGRPSDWNNATQGRRQVGSAIKPLLYTLALENKWKQSDTVLDAPIAGDYQPMNYDRRWSGRYVTMRFALDHSLNLPTVRIAQELGIQTFEAKLREMNFTVPRDAGLSLSIGTLEASPLQMASAYATFANGGLYYAPTLVRKAQDARGKLLYTRPAPTPKRIWDAQTAWLGLDMIRGVVNDLTEPQGGLATRAQIPGWDVGGKTGTTNEIKDLWFAGVTPTIAGAVWVGKQEGGAMPDWAYSGTVPTPIWQQAVAGALQGQPKATFQQPSGITYRVVRQVNMAFREAEADTEPVARNGDRSTAQGGGFFGRRQTRPSAPAPQPPVEAPPEPAQETVEEIPAALPADPPPDPEPVPQDFGSAADEPAAPEPAAQEPVAPQQPAPEPVSPPEPPPAATGQPSGTVEYEPEEPAPPEPEPLPDTPPDDGFLGEPPADPESAPPPFE; translated from the coding sequence ATGTGGGTGTTTCGATTACTTGGCGCAGTGCTGGTCCTGGTCATCCTGGGGGTGGCTGGCCTGTGGGGCGCATGGGGACGTGACCTTCCCAGCGTCTCGGACCTGGACGTGCTGGAATTCAGTGGGCAGACCCGCGTGTACGACCGCACGGGTCAGCTGGTCGGGACCCTGACCCCCAGCCTCAGCAGCGGCAGCGGTGAGAACCGCAACCTGCTGAAACTGGGCGAGATCAGTCCCTGGCTGCAGAAAGCTGTGGTCACCAGCGAGGACCGGCGTTTCTTCGAGCACCACGGAGTGGATTACATCGGCATCACGCGCGGCCTGCTCAAGGGCCTGCTGCGCAACGATCTGGAAGGCGGCTCAAGCATTACCCAGCAGGTCGTGAAAAATACCCTGCTCTCGGATCTTCAGGGTGCGCGCACGCCGGAGCGCAAGTTCAAGGAAGCGCTGCTGGCCTACCAGATTGACCGCAGCTTCGACAAGAACAAGATCCTGAACTCGTACCTGAACGTCGTGTACTGGGGCGACGGTGGCCGCACCGACATCGTGGGGGCCGGTACCGCCGCGCACGCCTACTTTCGCAAGAACGCCGCGGACCTGAACCTGGCCGAAAGCGTCTACCTCGCCACCATCATTCCCGCGCCCAACCGCCGCTACAAGGACTTCAAGGCCTACAGGCCGCTGATGAAAAGCCTGCTGGCGCGCATGGTCGAGGATGGCCGCGTCACCCAGGCCGAGGCGGACGCCGCCTGGAAGACGGAGATCTATCCGGCCGGCTGGCGCATCGGATGGAGCCCGGACGGAACGGTGCGCACAGCCACACTGGAACGCCCCGACCGGCTTCAGGAGAACATCAACACTATGGAAGCGCAGGGCGGAGAGAGCCGCTACCGCTTTCAGCACTACCTGCAGGCGGTCGAAAAGGAACTGTTGCCCCTGATTGGCCGCAAGGCGTTGTACGGAGGCGGGCAGATCTACACCGGCATGAACCTGCAGGCCCAGCAGTCCGCCGAGCAGGCCAGCCGGCAGGCCAGCAACCTGCCCGAAGGCGCCACTCTGGGCATCGCGCTGGTCAGCCCGGTCAACGGGGAGGTCCTGGCGCTGGTGGGCCAGAAGCTGACGGCCGGGCGCCCGAGTGACTGGAACAACGCCACCCAGGGCCGCCGTCAGGTGGGCAGCGCCATCAAGCCGCTGCTGTACACGCTGGCGCTGGAGAACAAGTGGAAGCAGAGCGATACGGTGCTGGACGCGCCGATTGCCGGTGACTACCAGCCCATGAACTACGACCGCCGCTGGAGCGGGCGCTACGTGACCATGCGCTTTGCGCTGGACCACAGCCTGAACCTGCCCACCGTGCGCATTGCCCAGGAACTCGGGATCCAGACCTTCGAGGCCAAGCTGCGCGAGATGAACTTCACCGTTCCGCGCGATGCCGGCCTGAGCCTGAGTATCGGCACGCTGGAGGCCAGCCCGCTGCAGATGGCCTCGGCCTACGCGACCTTTGCCAACGGCGGGCTGTACTACGCGCCCACGCTGGTTCGTAAAGCTCAGGACGCCCGCGGCAAACTGCTGTACACCCGTCCTGCTCCTACCCCCAAGCGCATCTGGGACGCCCAGACCGCCTGGCTGGGCCTGGACATGATCCGCGGGGTGGTCAATGACCTGACGGAGCCTCAGGGCGGCCTGGCCACCCGCGCACAGATTCCCGGCTGGGACGTGGGCGGCAAGACCGGAACCACCAACGAGATCAAGGACCTGTGGTTTGCCGGGGTCACCCCGACCATTGCCGGAGCCGTATGGGTGGGCAAGCAGGAAGGCGGCGCCATGCCGGACTGGGCCTACAGCGGCACGGTCCCAACGCCCATATGGCAGCAGGCCGTCGCCGGGGCCCTGCAGGGCCAGCCGAAGGCCACCTTTCAGCAGCCCTCGGGCATCACCTACCGGGTGGTCCGTCAGGTCAACATGGCGTTCCGGGAAGCCGAGGCTGACACGGAGCCCGTGGCGCGCAATGGCGACCGCAGCACGGCACAGGGCGGTGGATTCTTCGGCAGGCGTCAGACCAGACCCAGCGCACCGGCCCCTCAGCCGCCGGTGGAGGCCCCTCCGGAGCCTGCGCAGGAGACAGTGGAGGAAATCCCGGCGGCCTTGCCGGCTGACCCGCCGCCGGACCCCGAGCCCGTACCGCAGGATTTCGGATCAGCCGCGGATGAGCCCGCCGCCCCGGAGCCCGCGGCCCAGGAACCAGTGGCCCCCCAGCAGCCGGCCCCTGAACCTGTGTCACCGCCAGAGCCTCCTCCAGCCGCCACCGGCCAGCCCAGCGGCACCGTGGAATACGAGCCCGAGGAGCCAGCCCCACCGGAACCTGAGCCCCTACCCGACACCCCTCCCGATGATGGGTTCCTCGGCGAACCCCCAGCAGATCCGGAAAGTGCACCACCACCTTTCGAGTAA